The Elgaria multicarinata webbii isolate HBS135686 ecotype San Diego chromosome 4, rElgMul1.1.pri, whole genome shotgun sequence genome contains a region encoding:
- the GJE1 gene encoding putative gap junction epsilon-1 protein, protein MSLNYIKNFYEGCLRPPTVIGQFHTLFFGSVRMFFLGVLGFAVYGNEALHFSCEPDKREVNLFCYNQFRPITPQVFWALQLVAVLVPGAIFHLYAACKSIAQEDILQRPAYTVFYILSVLLRIILEVVAFWLQSQLFGFQVNPLYRCSDARVLDKKFNITRCMVPEHFEKTIFLIAMYTFTVITIMLCIAEIFEILCRRLGFLNSQ, encoded by the exons ATGTCTTTAAATTACATCAAGAACTTCTATGAAGGATGT CTTAGGCCTCCAACGGTGATTGGCCAATTCCACACGCTTTTCTTTGGCTCGGTTCGAATGTTCTTCCTTGGTGTTTTGGGTTTTGCAGTTTATGGGAACGAAGCCTTACACTTCAGTTGTGAGCCAGACAAGAGGGAAGTTAATCTATTCTGTTACAACCAATTCAGGCCTATAACCCCACAG GTATTCTGGGCTTTACAGCTAGTGGCCGTACTGGTACCTGGAGCCATTTTCCATCTTTATGCTGCATGTAAAAGCATCGCTCAGGAAGATATCCTCCAAAGGCCTGCCTACACCGTTTTTTATATTCTCTCTGTTCTGTTAAGGATCATCCTTGAAGTTGTGGCTTTTTGGCTTCAGAGTCAGCTCTTTGGTTTCCAAGTGAACCCACTCTACAGATGCAGTGATGCAAGAGTCCTTGATAAAAAGTTTAATATTACCAGATGCATGGTACCAGAACACTTTGAAAAGACTATCTTCCTTATTGCTATGTACACATTTACGGTGATTACAATTATGTTGTGTATTGCAGAGATTTTTGAGATCTTGTGCAGAAGGTTGGGCTTCTTGAATAGTCAGTAA